The Haliotis asinina isolate JCU_RB_2024 chromosome 2, JCU_Hal_asi_v2, whole genome shotgun sequence genomic interval ATTTACTAAGTGAGTTGGAAACAAGTTTGGTAAAGACTGATGAATATacacatattacaatacaatgACCATGTATGCAGACAATTTTTCTGTCCCTAATACATTGTCTTGGTGCAGGCTAGGTCATCTTTACTATAGGTAGAGCAGAACCCACCACTTTAATGGATACTGACACAGATAGCAGTAACCATAACAACCAATGTGTCAAGATGGAGGAAGATGACACCTGCTATATGTTCGAGTCCGATAGTGCTGCTTTGAAGGGTAATTCAGACTATAGAGCACTGCTGAAGACGATCACAAAGTTGGAGGCTCAGCGTAGCCAGGCAATACGTGATATGGAGGCTCTGCAGGAGGCCCAAGAGGAGGCTCTCAAGGATCCAATCAAATTTGTAGAAAAATTACAGCAGGGTGTGAAATTCAACTTTCCCCCTAAGCAGGAGATTGCACCGGTACCGAACATCGACTGGGAGAAGTATCGCAGTAATGTGGACTTCACTTCCTTCGGTGTCCCGCGTCACATGACCCGACAAAAGAAGCAGCTCACAGAGCTGGAAGGTATGgacatgcagagaccatataatgttatattgtctctggtacATGCAAGTAGATCTAGCTTAGCTTTTCTAACTGGTAAAGTTGTAATTTAATAAATATTGGTACTATCGTTGCTCGAATAATTTACATGCTGCAGAAACGTAGGTAAAATATTGCTGACGTTGTCATTACCCTTGAATAAGGACTATTTCTCTGCAAACACCCACataattattgttatgtaggtgtgtatgtttcagtttgttgtcATGTAAGATTTTAAATGAGGAAGAATTATATGGATGATTTCTTTTTTGCAGTGAGAGTGACATTTTCGTGTAGGTTCCAACACCAAAACATCACTCTCACTGAAATAacaaagttgttcatccatgtattgttACCCTTCCTTACTGCTCTAATTTCTAAATGCTTCTCGAAAAGGATTTAAAATGTGTTAATGGATGCAGATGTGTTTCGTAATTTTGTTGTGAAagtgttattttattttaagtttgtttttgaGCTctttggaaaataatgtgagGTGCTAGATTAAGCCCTTGATGTTAATACAGTTTGTTGGGTAGAGAATCTATTACCTCTTAAGCTTGTTGCACATAATTTGTTGCAAACACTGTTTGTTGTAGATTCTTGTAGAgaatctgtgtatatgttttcagACCCTGTGATAGATAGGGAGAAGATGACACGGGCTCCCCAGACAGTGTCACTGTTTGATGACCAGAACGAAGTGACTGTTGTCCGAGGTCGATTGAAAACAGAATCCAAACCTGCAACCTTTAACCAGTTGTGGACTGTCGAGGAACAGAAGAGGTAAGATAAGCACATGTGACCCAAGCAGTTTCACCACCTTCCTCTGATGCCCAAtatttgggttagaattggtgttcagcaacccatgcttgttgtaagaagctgctaacaggatcaggtggtcagactcgctgacttggtggactcATCTCATCCTATACCAATTACATAGATTGTAGGGCGGGGACAGATTACCTGGATACCTGGGACAGatgggtaatgagttggactCGAGGTACTCATCTCGGTACCTGGTCCTGTTATGATCATGTGGCTAATAGATTAAATAATGTAGTATGTGATTGTTTCATGATTAAGAGGTTGTACTGTTTGACATTATTTTGACATTATTTATAGTCACCTATTTTGAATGTAATCAAGGATTAAAAAATTCCATCGCCTGACACCTGGGActagtcagttttcatttcgggcagtcaaataatggtatcttacttttCCATTGGCTACCatataatttctgcttatggtTTCATACTGCAAATAAATTTAGgttatttcatatctgctcaaaataaAGCCATTAAATTTCACAGTGGTAATAAAGTCtcctttctttgctatttatcacttctcaataaatagtccactaaacatcaaccatgttgatttattctttcataatttcatcatcatgattatgtcataaaaatcaggttAAGTGGACAATTAGTCAGGACATGTCACTTCTTCTGTGGCAAGAAGCcttataaaaacaaattaaaccaCTGATTTAATACATGATTAAGGCATTGAAAACCTCAAAATTTTAGCTTCCACACTGAAGAATATGTTGCCATTTCTTACCAATTTGATGTCAAGATTTAACATTTCGGGTATCTGGGTAGGATAGGGTAATAGGCCGTGGGGTACACAGGTTGAAAATATGGACCTGTCTCAAAGCTAGTACtgttgtagattgatgctcatgctgttgatcattgatttgtattgtccagactcgattatttacagactgctgctgtatagatggaatattgccgtgttaaacaacaaagaatcaAAACATTGCTTTGACATGTTTTTGATAACATGTTCCCACTTTCTGTTACTGTTAACGGAATGCCAGAATCTTGTAAATTGATGaatatttgtattaatgttaCTCATTCTTTCATTCTACTTCATTTTACCTGTCATGCCCAAATTTACTATTGTTGTATGAAAAAATCAGGTTGTCCtgacttcttttgagtagtatatgttGAGAGACTAGTGTGTCTTGTTCTGGTAACTGTATTATTCCTTACTTTCAGTAAAAGTAATTAACAAGAGGTGAAACAGATGTTTCCAGGGCTTTACCTGGACTTACAAAAGTGGGGGTCCAGGGCACCACCATGAATAAGTTGAGAGGAATAGTACAGAATGTTTAGAGAAGTGCTTCAGTGCCTGGAATGAATTGGTGATCATGTGGATAGTTGTCAGGATTGATTTATGAATTAGCAGAAACATAACTACATGTATTCTTGGTGCACTCTCCGCATTTTTGTGTGTGCCTTATGATGGAGTACTTTTGTATTTCTGCATCCATTCTCCACAACTGTGCATTGTGTGAAACTGTCAGTTTTAGACAGAACTAAATAACAGTCTGTTAAATTGCATACAATATACTtagggttgtctcccttgtgcAGGCTGGAAGAACTGTTGTTGGTGTTCCCCCCAGAGGAAGTGGAGGCCAAGCGGTGGCAGAAAATTGCTGTTGCTCTTGGCAACCGCACTACCCAGCAGGTGAAAAGCAACATCAGACATAAACAAATTATTGCACAGGCGTTTTTATAATCCACTGCCTTCTCAATCCCTGTTAATATTAGACCTCGGTCTTGTTTTTGAGATGAAAGACCTGGGTACTATTCATTGTCGCACATTTTATTTCTGAGCAATGTTAGTGATGAATGCACATGGTTCTTATCATTCTGACATATTATTGTAGCAATATTGCTAACTTGGACATTAAGCAATCCAGAGAAAAGGTGCTGTGTTATTCTAAGTTAGCAATACAGATAAGTTTCAAGTGACTTCACATCTTTTTCTGTTATCTTAAATCAACTGTATCAATATTTCGGCATCTATACTCTCGAGGACTGTTGTTATCTCATTTTTCAATTTAGTTAGCCTACTGGACTTTCAGGATAAtacgggcggtggggtagcctagtggttggagcgttcgctcgtaacgccaaagacccgggtgcaattccccacatgggtacaaccagtgaagcccattttctggtgtcccccgccgtgatattgctggaatattgctaaaagcggtgtaaaactaaactcactcactcactcaggataATACTTCAGTTGATAACAATGGAGGGAATGTACTGACTATGAatgatgttgtggtgtctccAGGTGGCCAGCCGAGTGCAGAAATACTTCATCAAGCTGGCCAAGGCTGGACTTCCTGTACCTGGCAGAGCCCCCAACATCGGGACTGGGACCAGGAAGGTAGGTAACCTTCGACAGAAGGGTGGGTAGACAGGAACAGAAGGGTAGGTAGACTGGAACAGAAAGATGGGTAACCAGGAACTGGAGGGTGGGTAACTAGGAAGAGGAGGGTTGGGATGCATATGGTACTGGGAATAGAAGGGCTGGGGTGGGGATACATATTGTAAATTCTGTTGTTTCTTGATCCAGCTGGGCCGTCAGCAACGCCACAACCGCTTCTACTACCAACCATCAACATTCATGCAGGCCTACACACCCCCAGTCTACATGTCAGACGACGAGGACACACGAGCCTACTACGACGCTGAGTCCGAGGCAAAGTTTTTGCAGAAGTATGAGAAATATGGAGAAAATCTGTCTTCCGATGAATCAGTGAGTTACCAGTATAACTTTCCCCAGGTGTATCATTTAGTTTGCTATAAAATGCTCTAAGTTGGTCTAAATTTTGTTCATAGTGATCACAAACTGACATTagatacatttaatttgcaTGATTGTAATAAGATTCGGAAGCAATAAATTATATACACAAGCTGACAGTAGGTGTGGGGAGGTATGGtgaatatatttgtattgaCCATCATTCTGGCAAAACATGGTGCATGTATTCAAGATGACACCAGCATTTCAGAGACATAGTGTGAGTGTTCAATATTATTCCCACATGTTGCCAGGATGAGGATGACGAGGTCCCCCTGGAGCTGCGACATTCAGAGGAGTACCGGGAACTGTTGAAACTGAGGTCATTACGGGCTCAGAAACTGCAACAGACAGCTGTCCAAGTCCACCATGACGGCTTCAAGGTGGGAGTAACCATGGCGACAACAGCATATAACAAAAACTGCTTACTGCTTTACTTATGGTGACTTTAGGATCAGATCAGTTTCCCAGTATGTCATAGATAATCAAATGGTGCTGTTACGTAACCTGACCAATTTTGTATTAGTTTGAGCTGGCATTTGGCTGGTTTTGTCATATACAGACTCAATTCTTTGCCAGCATTAAACACTCTTTGATATCTCTTGTTAGTGATAAGCTCAATTGCTTTTCTCCCCTTccctggcaaaggtagtggaatacctgaaatccctaaaagaagcggacgtaaaatacactcacgaACTGGAAGCCTCCCTTTTCCCATCAAAACGGTCACATGACCTGCCATGCCTGTCGCACTCTCCTCATCGCCCAACGAGGGCGGCTGGAGACACCTGGGCGATAAGTTTTGAATTATTATTTTGGTATCAATTATTTCAGTGGTGCTCTCAAACGAGTAGTTCAACAACAGCATAATAGTGCATTCAGAACTGCCTGTATTTGTCCATTCTTGGGAAACAGTAATCCAATGTGATGGTGAatttatggagtgagtgagtctagttttatgcctcattcagcaacattccattccagcaagtctgaccacacaaTATTGGTagctgcctcttatgacaagcaagagGTACTAAAGATAAATTTGAAGTGACCTGGTGTAAATGGTTTATCAGCTTTGATCCATTATCAAGTGTTCAGTTCCATTATCTTTCCAGTGTGACATGTGTGGGTGTGAGCCAATTATTGGCACCAGGTGGCACTGTATGGACTGTCCTGAGGATGAATCTGTGGATTTCTGCGATGACTGTGTTGACAGGTAGTGATAATATTGTGAATGTCTTCGAACTCAGACTGTGGTTGTAAGCTCCATTTTCACCTTTTTAACTTTGGAGCTCAATTTTTCAAATTAGCAAACATGAATCCAGTAAACTAGAAGTTGCCATCTGTCAAGTGCTTGGAGAAGATTAGTGAAAGTTACAGACCTATCCTTCCATACCACACAATAGGTTTACTATTGTAAAAGCATGTGGTTTTTGATAACCTTGATGTACGTATCCTGGCTTGCTACtctcgaaatgttcgtagccaTATGAACTTCTTAAGCCTATGCTTaagacattggctacgatcaaagttaagaattcttagggctacgaacgtttcgagaatacggGCCCTGAGGTGTAGAATGCTAATATCCTCACCCACCAAAGGTCATAATCAAaactaaatatttttcatgaaatgttgtctTATTAGTATCAGgtcctcctttcacaaagcaatatGATGATCATAATTCACTAAGGTAACCACAGTGCAATgtcaaagaatgggagttaaggttaacctgcAAAAAGGTTACTTTGTGAAAGTAGCCACGGGCATATGAGGaacaagtttgtttattttccagGGCTcaatttaagagatgttaacctacttgcaccaggtgcagcctaatcaagcaatatcacagtgggggacacataaatgggcttcacacactgcacccatatGCGGTACTGAACatgggttttcagcatgacaagtggacactttaaccactaggctaccccaccaacccacTTTAACCACTTTAATCATGTTGTGAAAGTAGCCACGGGCATACGAGGaacaagtttgtttattttccagGGCTcaatttaagagatgttaacctacttgcaccaggtgaaGCCTAAGATTAAAATCTGGTTGCACCAGATAAATTCCAGATGCACTGCTGTTACTACAATGGATATTGAAAGAAGTATGCTTTTCAATTATTTAGATGTTTCATTCAGAAGTTCACCTCTCAAAATTGACTTGGACCTGGTGCATGTTAGACTAATAACTAGGCTGCATTTGGTAATATtggattgcactagtgcaagtGACGAAGCACAAAATCAAGCCCTATTTTcttaaaataaatttattttcatttttatggcAATTAGATTCTGTAAGGATGGGGTTTGTTTCAGGTGCATAATTTATAAtttagtggggtagcctagtggggtAAGCCAAGTGTTTGTTCGTCATGTTgatgacctgggtttgattttccACTCTGTGTGAAGCCTTTTTCCTGTGTTCCCACCATAATGTTGCTAAAATCACTGTATGACCATACTCGCACTTGTTTAATGTTTCATGATACAAGCATGGAAAGTAAATTTTGCTCAAATGACACTCTCCGAtatctttatttattttctatttcTTATTTCACGTGAGTATATGCTCTTTCTCTTCCAAAGAATGGAGCTTAAAAACCTTAAACTTAAAAACTTTCTTGTATTCTAGCAACCATGAAACTGAAACTCACAACTCAAGTCATCGTCTGAAGCCAGAAAAGAAGAAAGTAACATCTACAGGTGGTGATCAGGACTACATGAAGTTTACACTCGCTGACAGCAACTACCTCGACCCAAACTACATGCCTGCTAGTTGACAACACTGTGGTCATTGATCGTTGTTAAATACCTTGTCTTCCATACTGGCTCATAAAGTGAGAGTGTACTCTTAACCTTGTTATTGTGGACACCCTGTATTACATACTGGCTCATACAGTGGAGGTGTACTGAGAACCTTGTTATTGTGGAAGCCCTGTATTACATACTGCCTCATACAGTGGTAGTGTACTGAAAACCTTGTTATTGTGGACACCCTGTATTAGATACTGGCTCAtacagtgagtgtgttggtaaaggacaaactttatggatgagcaacttctttgTTCAGGTGAAGCGGCGTTTcaatacagcttcttgtatcgtcAGTAAGGGTGTTGTGACAacaatgagtgagcgagttcagttttatgcggCACTTAGCATTTTTCTCACTGTAAAGTGGtggactggaccagacaattcagtgatcaacagcatgagcactgatccatgcaattgggaaccgatgacatgtggcaccGATAAGCATAGTTGCattttgtggcaagtatggattgctgaagacatattctactCCAGATCATTTATGGGTTGTGAGAACAATGAGACTTTCATATTGTGGATAGGGTTGGTGAGAACCATGAGACCTGTGTTTTGTGGACACCCTGTACTACATACTGGTTCATATAGTACTGGTcacagggatggcaacaggtgaaagtgatttctgTGGAAAATCAGCTGGGGTTATGGGGCTTCATGCATTGATTTCAATCATGGATaaaaattttcaaaacattgtgcTGAAAGAAACTTCTGTCATTCACTCCACCTTTTGCATTTACTAATTTATGTCAAAAACAGCGATTCTAATTGGCTGCATTGACTGAAGTGATCCAATCACGTGGTAGTATAGAAGGCGATTAGGAAAGTGGAAGAATGGCTATATT includes:
- the LOC137273515 gene encoding ZZ-type zinc finger-containing protein 3-like yields the protein MDTDTDSSNHNNQCVKMEEDDTCYMFESDSAALKGNSDYRALLKTITKLEAQRSQAIRDMEALQEAQEEALKDPIKFVEKLQQGVKFNFPPKQEIAPVPNIDWEKYRSNVDFTSFGVPRHMTRQKKQLTELEDPVIDREKMTRAPQTVSLFDDQNEVTVVRGRLKTESKPATFNQLWTVEEQKRLEELLLVFPPEEVEAKRWQKIAVALGNRTTQQVASRVQKYFIKLAKAGLPVPGRAPNIGTGTRKLGRQQRHNRFYYQPSTFMQAYTPPVYMSDDEDTRAYYDAESEAKFLQKYEKYGENLSSDESDEDDEVPLELRHSEEYRELLKLRSLRAQKLQQTAVQVHHDGFKCDMCGCEPIIGTRWHCMDCPEDESVDFCDDCVDSNHETETHNSSHRLKPEKKKVTSTGGDQDYMKFTLADSNYLDPNYMPAS